Part of the Cohnella candidum genome, GTACCGGGTTATCGCCCAATCCAGCTCCAACCAGATGGCCCAGGCCGTCGGGGGCTCCATTACCCGGCGGGTGACGGGCCAGTCGCTGAAAATGGCGACGATGGTCATCACGACGTTCCCGATCGTGCTCGCATACCCGTTCCTGCAGCGTTACTTCGTGAAAGGCCTCATGATCGGCTCGCTTAAAGGCTGACCGAAAACGGTTTCACTTTTCCCGAAAGGGAGAATCTTATACAATCTATCTTAAAGGGGTATGACAATGAGAAAATGGCTTGCATTCGCACTCATCGCATCGCTCATGATGGCCATCGTCGCGTGCTCCGGCTCGAAAAACGAACCGGCAGCCAGCGGCGCAAGCTCCACCGAACCCGCGGCATCCAGTCCCAGCGCCAGCGCCAGCGCGAGTGCGAGCGAAAGCTCCTCTCCGTCGGCGGATGAGCCCGGCTGGAAATCGGACACGAAGCCGATCACGTTCGATTGGTACCTGAATTTCGCGTGGTTCCCGAACAAATGGGGCGTCGACCCGACTTCCCAATACGTCACGAAGAAAACGGGCGTCAACATCAACTTCATCGTGCCGGCCGGCAACGAGAACGAGAAGCTGAACGCCATGATCGCCGCGAACGACCTGCCGGACTTCATTACCCTCGGCTGGTGGGAAGAAGGCGTGAAGAAGATGGTCGAAGGCGGACTGGTCGAATCCTTGACCGATCTGGCCAAAGAATACGATCCGTACTTCTTCAAAGTCGCCGACCCGGCCAAGTTGTCCTGGTACGCGCAGCCGGACGGCAAAACGTACGTATACCCGAACGCTTCGTCTTCTCCGAAAGACTTCGAGAAATACGGCACGCAGTTCACGTCCAACCAGACGTTCGTCGTGCGCAAGGATATCTATGAAGCGATCGGCAAGCCGGACATGCGGACGCCGGAAGGCTTCCTGAACGCGCTGAAAATGGCCAAGGAGAAGTTCCCTGAAATTAACGGCCAGCCGCTCATTCCGATCGGGTTCCATGAATTCGGCCCTGCAGGCAACTATTCGTTCCTCGCCGCGGACCAGGATTCCTCGTACCTGTCCAGCTTCCTCGCCCTGCCGCGCGAGAAGGACGGCAAGCTGTACGACCGCACGACCGATCCGGAATTCGTCAAATGGCTGAAAGTGTTCCGCCAAGCGAACCAGGATGGCCTGATTTCCAAAGACGTATTCGTCGACAAACGCGCCCAAATGGAAGAGAAAATCGCGCAAGGCCGCTACTTCGCGATGCTGTACCAACGCACCGACTTCGCGGCGCAGCAGAACGTGCTGTTCGCCAAAGATCCGAACTCGGTCTACATCGCGGTGGACGGCCCGGCGAACGCCAACATGGACCCGCCGACGCTGGCCGGCCCGGCGATCTCCGGCTGGACGGTCACGCTGATCTCCAAAAAAGTGAAAGACAAGGAAAGAGCGATCAAGTTCCTCAGCTACCTGATCAGCGAAGAAGGACAGAAGGACCTGTACCTCGGCGAAAAAGGCGTGTCCTACGACACGATCGACGGCAAAGACCAGTT contains:
- a CDS encoding extracellular solute-binding protein, producing the protein MRKWLAFALIASLMMAIVACSGSKNEPAASGASSTEPAASSPSASASASASESSSPSADEPGWKSDTKPITFDWYLNFAWFPNKWGVDPTSQYVTKKTGVNINFIVPAGNENEKLNAMIAANDLPDFITLGWWEEGVKKMVEGGLVESLTDLAKEYDPYFFKVADPAKLSWYAQPDGKTYVYPNASSSPKDFEKYGTQFTSNQTFVVRKDIYEAIGKPDMRTPEGFLNALKMAKEKFPEINGQPLIPIGFHEFGPAGNYSFLAADQDSSYLSSFLALPREKDGKLYDRTTDPEFVKWLKVFRQANQDGLISKDVFVDKRAQMEEKIAQGRYFAMLYQRTDFAAQQNVLFAKDPNSVYIAVDGPANANMDPPTLAGPAISGWTVTLISKKVKDKERAIKFLSYLISEEGQKDLYLGEKGVSYDTIDGKDQFLPEAKKLMETDRSAFDKKYGSSYTFWMLMDTNMNLQWAPPSVEPFKQLEDWTKGKTKSYSEFDLINPPATSKEGINLTKIANEWGKVLPKLLLSKSDAEFDQIMSDYVAKRDKLGYADVQAYRQKLYEENMKKLAEFMK